In Candidatus Gastranaerophilales bacterium, a single window of DNA contains:
- the mtaB gene encoding tRNA (N(6)-L-threonylcarbamoyladenosine(37)-C(2))-methylthiotransferase MtaB, protein MSKSIKNFLIKTLGCKTNQLESAVIEERLISKGFMPVETMQDANIFILNSCSVTSTADSKALTLLKHAKQNNPEITTVLTGCFAQLAYEKLKTNSNIDFLVGNQEKADIPEILENDKRFAVSDIFLYKDFRYEKINTIHKTRAVIKIQDGCNNRCTYCTIPLARGQNRSNKAQNIIEQIALLKSHGFEEVVLTGIHIGQWGNDFEPQKHLVNLLKEIEKTEITRYRLGSLNPLELNDELLDFLSQSKKFCPHFHISLQSACDKTLKTMHRFYSYDFADNIINKINKNFKLPFLGSDVIVGFPNETEKDFETTYNNLKNSRLSRIHVFPYSRRKNTPAGEMKNQIQDSIKKERVKMLLELSEKKLEEFLTKNINTETEVIIEPNRDKKTGFLKGVTPNYLNVLIDTKENKTGITKVHINGISNDKSRLMGILK, encoded by the coding sequence ATGTCTAAATCGATTAAAAATTTTTTAATAAAAACATTGGGTTGTAAAACGAACCAACTTGAATCTGCCGTGATAGAAGAAAGGTTGATTTCAAAAGGGTTTATGCCTGTTGAAACAATGCAAGATGCAAATATCTTCATATTAAATTCTTGCTCTGTAACATCGACAGCAGATAGCAAAGCTTTGACCCTCTTGAAACACGCAAAACAAAACAATCCCGAAATAACAACTGTTTTGACCGGTTGTTTTGCACAACTTGCTTATGAAAAACTTAAAACCAACTCTAATATAGATTTTTTAGTCGGGAACCAAGAAAAAGCTGATATTCCTGAAATATTAGAAAACGACAAAAGATTTGCCGTAAGTGACATTTTTTTATACAAAGATTTTAGATATGAAAAAATCAATACAATTCACAAAACAAGAGCTGTAATAAAAATCCAAGATGGTTGCAATAATCGTTGCACATATTGCACAATCCCATTGGCTAGAGGACAAAACAGAAGCAATAAAGCTCAAAACATTATAGAGCAAATTGCTCTTTTGAAATCGCATGGTTTCGAAGAAGTTGTACTTACGGGTATTCATATCGGTCAATGGGGCAATGATTTTGAACCGCAAAAACATTTAGTTAATCTGCTCAAAGAAATTGAAAAAACTGAGATTACAAGATACCGTTTGGGCTCTTTGAATCCGCTTGAGCTGAATGATGAACTTTTAGATTTTTTGTCACAATCAAAAAAATTCTGTCCCCATTTTCATATTTCGCTACAATCTGCTTGTGACAAGACATTGAAAACAATGCACAGATTTTATTCTTACGACTTTGCAGACAATATAATCAATAAAATCAACAAAAATTTCAAACTTCCTTTTTTAGGCAGCGACGTGATAGTCGGGTTCCCGAATGAAACAGAAAAAGACTTTGAAACGACTTATAATAATCTAAAAAACTCAAGACTTTCCAGAATTCACGTTTTCCCTTATTCAAGAAGAAAAAACACCCCTGCAGGCGAGATGAAAAACCAAATTCAAGACTCTATAAAAAAAGAACGTGTAAAAATGCTTTTAGAGCTCTCAGAAAAAAAACTGGAAGAATTTTTAACGAAAAATATAAATACCGAAACCGAAGTCATTATTGAACCTAACAGAGATAAAAAAACAGGATTTTTAAAAGGTGTTACGCCCAATTATTTAAACGTTTTAATTGATACAAAAGAAAACAAAACAGGTATTACAAAGGTTCATATTAACGGAATAAGCAATGACAAAAGTCGTTTGATGGGTATTTTAAAATAA
- a CDS encoding helix-turn-helix domain-containing protein, producing MHKQNSLNKIRAFIIPSNIKNDNRLSYGARLLYGDIYEQSRENGYTTVTNKEFAQIYNVAPKTIGVWISQLKKYGYIDTQFEYTTIITEDWCSEFYTKNKKFPLVKIPISYY from the coding sequence ATGCATAAACAAAATAGTTTAAATAAAATTAGAGCCTTTATTATTCCATCAAATATTAAAAATGATAATAGATTATCTTATGGCGCAAGGCTTTTATATGGCGATATATATGAGCAATCAAGAGAAAATGGCTATACGACAGTCACAAATAAAGAATTTGCGCAAATTTATAATGTGGCTCCTAAAACAATTGGTGTTTGGATTAGTCAACTTAAAAAATATGGTTATATCGATACTCAGTTTGAATATACAACGATAATAACTGAAGATTGGTGTAGTGAATTTTATACAAAAAATAAAAAATTTCCATTGGTAAAAATACCGATTTCATACTACTAA
- a CDS encoding phage tail tape measure protein, whose product MNDVYTSVPVSMENAGKAISDYNTRLGLTGSQLSGLSEQALAVSEMLGEDLNTTIEASSQAFQQWGISNQDMGKSMDYIFKVQQATGIGFNALMSNLKDYGPQLQALGFSFEQSAAMMGQMEKAGVRTDEIMAALKKSVGTMAKEGLSASEGIKKYYNEIKNAGDIAKATAIANEVFGARAGSSVADAIRKGTISADDFANSMSKNNEKIMSVFQETMDFPQKLKLVWHELDTHLEPLGGAIFDNMGDLIEPLKEAFAPVLPLIDKFVELTEPITNELFSKLADFISSCAPMFEEFFKNIEPLLDALIPIIQLLAGLIGGVLGQAFLIIMPIVNDFIGLLTNAIDFIVNVFTLQWGDAWKNVVAVFSSTFGLIDELAKGPINAVIAIINSVVSGINALHIQIPDWVPGMGGNEFGVKIPHIPMLAAGGFTDGVSIAGEDGTEAVISFNPSYRDKNLSIWKDAGAMLGATTSNSVVIDMGGINFAPNINVTNSSNSEDIMQRLKEHESEFMDMIEHSLKQRTLKRYC is encoded by the coding sequence ATGAACGATGTTTATACTTCAGTTCCGGTATCGATGGAAAACGCAGGCAAAGCAATTTCAGATTATAATACAAGACTTGGTTTGACAGGTTCTCAATTATCAGGTTTATCGGAGCAAGCTTTAGCAGTTAGTGAAATGTTGGGTGAAGATTTGAATACCACAATAGAAGCATCTTCTCAAGCTTTTCAACAATGGGGGATTAGTAATCAAGATATGGGCAAATCTATGGATTATATTTTTAAAGTCCAACAAGCTACTGGTATCGGTTTTAATGCTTTAATGTCAAATTTAAAAGACTATGGTCCTCAACTTCAAGCTTTAGGATTTTCTTTTGAACAGTCTGCAGCGATGATGGGGCAAATGGAAAAAGCAGGTGTTAGAACCGATGAAATAATGGCAGCATTAAAAAAATCTGTTGGAACAATGGCAAAAGAAGGATTGTCGGCTTCTGAAGGTATAAAAAAATATTACAACGAAATTAAAAATGCGGGCGATATTGCAAAAGCCACCGCAATAGCGAATGAAGTATTTGGCGCAAGAGCTGGTTCAAGTGTTGCGGATGCAATTAGAAAAGGTACAATTTCAGCAGATGATTTTGCAAATTCAATGTCAAAAAATAATGAAAAAATAATGAGTGTATTTCAAGAAACAATGGATTTCCCTCAAAAACTTAAACTTGTATGGCACGAACTTGATACTCATTTAGAACCATTGGGTGGTGCGATATTTGATAATATGGGTGATTTAATTGAACCATTAAAAGAAGCTTTTGCACCAGTTTTGCCGTTAATAGATAAGTTCGTAGAACTTACAGAACCAATTACAAATGAATTGTTTTCTAAATTAGCTGATTTTATTAGTAGTTGTGCACCGATGTTTGAGGAGTTTTTCAAAAACATAGAGCCCTTATTGGATGCTTTAATACCTATTATTCAGCTATTGGCAGGATTAATTGGAGGTGTTTTAGGACAAGCCTTTTTAATAATAATGCCTATTGTCAACGATTTTATTGGTTTACTTACAAATGCGATTGATTTTATTGTAAATGTATTTACATTGCAGTGGGGTGATGCGTGGAAAAATGTTGTGGCAGTATTCAGTAGCACATTTGGATTAATTGATGAATTAGCAAAAGGTCCAATTAATGCCGTTATTGCGATAATCAACTCTGTTGTTTCTGGGATTAATGCTTTGCACATTCAAATACCTGATTGGGTTCCAGGTATGGGAGGAAATGAATTCGGTGTTAAAATTCCGCACATACCTATGCTTGCAGCAGGTGGATTTACAGACGGAGTAAGTATTGCCGGCGAAGATGGAACAGAAGCCGTAATCTCATTTAACCCATCATATAGAGATAAAAATTTATCAATATGGAAAGATGCAGGCGCCATGCTTGGTGCAACAACATCAAATAGTGTTGTAATAGATATGGGAGGAATAAATTTTGCGCCAAATATTAATGTTACCAATAGTTCAAACTCCGAAGATATTATGCAACGATTAAAAGAACATGAATCAGAGTTTATGGATATGATTGAACATTCATTAAAACAAAGAACTTTGAAGCGCTATTGTTAA
- a CDS encoding ORF6N domain-containing protein, with product MNELQTTTIIQNRIFIIRGQKVMIDRDLAELYKVKTMVLNQAVKRNLKRFPDDFMFKLTPEELKELITNCDRFEKLKHSPTTPHAFTEQGVAMLSTVLNSETAIEINIQIMRVFAKMRQWAIENKEMALRLQELEHYFIQHCKDNQADMQKIYDALGLLMDRTKPTQIGYKTD from the coding sequence ATGAATGAGTTGCAGACGACTACAATAATTCAAAACAGGATTTTTATAATTCGAGGTCAAAAGGTTATGATAGACCGTGATTTAGCTGAATTATACAAAGTTAAGACGATGGTATTAAACCAGGCCGTTAAAAGAAATTTAAAAAGGTTTCCCGATGATTTTATGTTTAAGCTTACTCCTGAAGAACTAAAGGAACTTATCACAAATTGTGATAGGTTCGAAAAGTTAAAACATTCGCCGACTACACCACATGCGTTTACAGAACAGGGTGTTGCTATGCTTTCAACAGTGTTAAATAGCGAAACTGCTATTGAGATAAATATACAAATAATGCGTGTGTTTGCAAAAATGAGACAATGGGCAATCGAAAACAAGGAAATGGCTCTGCGCCTACAAGAATTGGAACATTATTTCATACAACATTGTAAAGATAATCAAGCTGATATGCAGAAAATATATGATGCACTCGGTTTACTTATGGATCGAACCAAACCGACACAAATTGGCTATAAAACCGATTAA
- a CDS encoding site-specific integrase, translating into MAEIKKRRRKNGDFSYTASIRIKGCPIMTATFSRLTDAKEWISENELPLKRGKHIKNSNAQKHTAGELIDRYIEYELKNRKSDKDKYKMHLAWWKKQIGAYLLSSIDNIMLSEYRDKLSKEKCLIPRKNMSPKISDKTRSNSTVNRYMASLSTVLSLAVKEYGWLDENPMLKVIKKKEPRGRVKYLTDKEVEKLLSACLQQSNELYLCILIALSTGARYSEITNLSWKDVDMEHKQFHFLNTKNGDDRGVAITSNVYAELLKFQKIRNINSDLLFATKDGRKTLYIRGQFENALKTAKIKDFHFHDLRHTAASYLAKGGASLLEIATILGHKTLAMVQRYSHLTKGHTAEVLENMNIQMFKNVHIGREA; encoded by the coding sequence ATGGCAGAAATTAAAAAAAGACGGCGCAAAAATGGCGACTTTAGCTATACTGCAAGTATAAGAATTAAAGGTTGTCCAATTATGACTGCAACGTTTTCTCGATTAACTGATGCAAAAGAATGGATTTCTGAGAATGAATTGCCATTAAAACGTGGAAAGCATATTAAAAATTCAAACGCACAAAAGCATACAGCAGGTGAATTAATTGATAGATATATTGAATATGAACTAAAAAATCGCAAATCCGACAAAGATAAATACAAAATGCATCTTGCTTGGTGGAAAAAACAAATCGGAGCATATTTATTATCAAGTATTGATAATATCATGCTTTCAGAATATAGGGATAAGTTGTCAAAAGAAAAATGTTTAATTCCTCGAAAAAATATGTCACCAAAAATTAGTGATAAAACTCGTTCAAATTCTACTGTAAATCGTTACATGGCTTCACTCTCTACGGTTTTAAGTTTAGCGGTAAAAGAATATGGCTGGCTTGACGAAAACCCAATGTTAAAAGTGATAAAGAAAAAAGAACCCAGAGGTCGTGTTAAATATTTAACTGATAAAGAAGTTGAAAAGCTTTTGTCTGCATGCCTGCAACAATCAAATGAATTATATTTATGTATTTTGATTGCACTTTCTACCGGTGCAAGATATAGCGAAATAACTAATTTGTCGTGGAAAGATGTAGATATGGAACACAAGCAATTCCATTTTCTAAATACAAAAAATGGCGATGATAGAGGTGTGGCTATAACTTCTAATGTATATGCCGAATTGTTAAAGTTTCAAAAAATACGCAACATTAATTCAGATTTATTATTTGCGACAAAAGACGGCAGAAAAACCTTGTATATTCGGGGGCAATTTGAAAATGCTCTAAAAACAGCAAAAATAAAAGATTTTCATTTTCACGATTTGCGCCATACTGCTGCAAGTTATTTAGCAAAAGGCGGAGCAAGTTTACTTGAAATAGCGACAATTTTAGGACATAAAACACTTGCTATGGTTCAGCGCTATTCGCATTTAACCAAAGGACATACGGCAGAAGTTTTAGAGAATATGAATATTCAAATGTTTAAAAATGTACATATTGGAAGGGAGGCATAG
- a CDS encoding helix-turn-helix domain-containing protein, with translation MTNIEINKMHKTTEFIANYFGVTPRRVRQLAQEGIIPAIKKDGSYYFDPPIAIKKYIEYLQERINISDSAFEEKEKQKIEAEIRIINTRADIAEMRLSDLLSKMHCAEDVEDLLYDLGSTIKNYLIKLPEDISQDIMNKKSCTAAEISELIENYTNNILENLSNYKYSCK, from the coding sequence ATGACAAATATTGAAATAAACAAAATGCACAAAACAACCGAATTTATAGCTAATTATTTTGGAGTTACTCCTCGTAGAGTAAGACAATTAGCACAAGAAGGTATAATCCCGGCTATAAAAAAAGACGGATCTTATTATTTCGATCCACCTATTGCCATAAAAAAATATATTGAATATCTTCAGGAACGCATAAACATATCAGATTCAGCTTTTGAAGAAAAAGAAAAGCAGAAAATTGAAGCTGAAATAAGAATTATTAATACAAGGGCGGATATAGCAGAAATGCGATTATCTGATTTGTTAAGTAAAATGCATTGTGCTGAAGATGTTGAAGATTTACTGTACGATTTGGGTAGTACTATAAAAAATTATCTTATAAAACTTCCGGAAGATATATCACAAGATATTATGAATAAAAAATCTTGCACCGCTGCAGAAATATCTGAACTTATTGAGAATTATACAAATAATATATTGGAAAATTTATCAAACTATAAATATTCCTGTAAATAA
- a CDS encoding serine/threonine-protein kinase yields MIITIGSIIYDDNRNEYIVIESIGSGGFGNVFKIKDVKTNAIFALKTLPTEYPNEATLNSFIQEAKSAIKINHTHIIKYWYFHDGQTYKDLPPYIIMEYANNGTLDQFIKEQSDYIENQRLSDIFSQLISGMKEINSKLVHRDIKPQNILIDKELFKISDFGLSKFADESTRTKTFKGYGSELYFAPEAWGMQKNTIQIDIYSMGIVFFQLATLKYPYDIPDNKDYKSMHLYQQAKNPQSINEQLSLAMSQVILKMLEKNTSKRYANWSDIITDLSKVKTATANNSVSSMVDFALRVKVQQDNTLKAEELKKKQRQEEITEINNLVEYQLKESIINPIKEFINTYNQQYIDGNQIIFNKEPFSSENFCYAIKTSSRKELRIEVQTVLPEKCHKKEYYTNWHSGQRATKQVNFTPKLDNKVIQAWGYINHSSGAGYNLILAKENESDIYGSWYTLTNTNSGLSTQRRTPEPFAFDFLDLITEIDNIHALHIYNTQVAELDKNLLLNFLIQYNS; encoded by the coding sequence ATGATTATTACAATCGGATCTATAATCTATGACGACAATAGAAATGAATATATTGTTATCGAGTCAATCGGGAGTGGTGGATTTGGCAATGTGTTTAAAATAAAAGATGTAAAAACAAATGCTATATTTGCATTAAAAACTTTACCTACGGAATATCCTAATGAAGCAACCTTAAATTCATTTATTCAAGAAGCAAAAAGTGCAATTAAAATAAATCATACCCACATCATTAAATATTGGTATTTTCATGACGGACAAACCTATAAAGATTTGCCTCCGTATATCATAATGGAATATGCAAATAACGGAACTTTAGACCAGTTTATAAAGGAACAATCCGATTATATTGAAAATCAACGACTTTCTGATATTTTTTCACAACTGATATCAGGAATGAAAGAAATAAATTCAAAATTAGTACATCGAGATATAAAACCTCAAAACATATTAATTGATAAAGAACTGTTTAAAATTTCGGACTTTGGTTTATCAAAATTTGCTGATGAATCAACAAGGACAAAAACATTTAAAGGTTATGGCTCTGAGCTATATTTTGCACCTGAAGCATGGGGAATGCAAAAAAACACAATCCAAATAGATATATATTCAATGGGTATAGTATTTTTCCAATTAGCAACACTGAAGTATCCTTATGACATACCTGATAACAAAGATTACAAATCAATGCACCTATATCAACAAGCAAAAAACCCTCAAAGTATAAATGAACAATTATCACTTGCGATGTCTCAAGTAATATTAAAAATGCTTGAAAAAAATACTAGCAAAAGATATGCAAACTGGTCAGATATAATAACTGACTTGTCAAAGGTTAAAACAGCAACCGCTAATAATTCAGTTTCTTCAATGGTAGATTTTGCATTAAGAGTAAAAGTTCAGCAAGACAATACGTTGAAAGCCGAAGAATTAAAGAAAAAGCAGAGACAAGAAGAAATAACAGAAATAAATAATCTTGTCGAATATCAATTGAAAGAGTCGATAATAAATCCAATTAAAGAATTTATTAATACTTATAATCAGCAATATATTGATGGTAATCAAATAATCTTTAACAAAGAACCTTTTTCTTCAGAAAATTTTTGTTATGCAATTAAAACCTCATCTCGCAAGGAATTGCGAATTGAAGTACAAACCGTATTGCCTGAGAAATGTCACAAAAAGGAATATTATACAAATTGGCATTCTGGTCAAAGAGCAACAAAACAAGTAAATTTTACTCCAAAATTAGACAATAAAGTGATACAAGCTTGGGGGTATATAAACCATTCTTCCGGCGCTGGATATAATTTAATACTTGCAAAAGAGAATGAATCTGACATATATGGTTCTTGGTACACTTTGACGAACACAAACAGTGGATTATCAACTCAGAGAAGAACTCCTGAACCTTTTGCCTTTGATTTTTTAGACTTAATTACAGAAATTGACAATATACATGCATTGCATATTTATAATACACAGGTTGCGGAACTTGATAAAAATTTATTATTAAATTTTTTAATTCAATATAATAGTTAA
- a CDS encoding DUF4365 domain-containing protein, whose amino-acid sequence MTQITQKTIIDKSGINKLRSLVENKGSIFREINKQDDIGFDANIEFCKMANCKYLPSGIEIKIQVKSGESYFNKIGSFIKGDREHFAYWKNFNLPAFGITYNPKTETLYWVNITEFLLNNHTKGYNIPVNNKNILNKDTFDYFMQYCIDYCIKDKNRFSITKKLNDLYDTDTDTELSLGSLSSLFLSERNENFFWNIILNYLYFCNDKNVLYHIVYYLTIAMGEQVDVFWHENNIIKTSISIWLKNKFNEIVDEVILYKVLSVIGPNEGIDRGTIGNLIIIMIKQIQNRNFLLLDIFKNKKYEFYIRDIALMYYLSEIKPKDAIDFLNQQLNRINNEQLPLNIDLPLYKEFEDEFILYKSLIERDYGIFLF is encoded by the coding sequence ATGACACAAATTACTCAAAAAACGATAATAGATAAATCTGGAATCAACAAATTAAGAAGCCTAGTAGAAAATAAAGGTTCAATTTTTCGAGAAATAAATAAACAAGATGATATTGGTTTTGATGCCAATATTGAATTCTGCAAAATGGCTAATTGTAAATACTTACCAAGTGGTATAGAAATAAAAATTCAAGTAAAGTCAGGTGAATCATACTTTAATAAAATAGGATCTTTCATCAAAGGTGATAGAGAACATTTTGCATATTGGAAAAATTTTAATTTACCAGCTTTTGGTATCACATATAATCCGAAAACAGAGACTTTATATTGGGTAAATATAACAGAATTTTTATTAAATAATCATACAAAAGGTTACAATATCCCAGTTAATAATAAAAATATTCTGAATAAAGATACTTTTGATTATTTTATGCAATATTGTATAGATTACTGTATAAAAGATAAAAACCGTTTTTCAATAACAAAAAAGCTAAATGATTTATATGATACAGATACAGATACAGAGTTATCATTGGGAAGTTTATCAAGCCTATTCTTATCTGAACGAAATGAAAATTTTTTTTGGAATATTATTTTAAATTATTTATACTTTTGTAATGATAAAAATGTTTTATATCATATCGTTTATTATCTTACAATTGCAATGGGAGAGCAGGTAGATGTCTTTTGGCATGAAAATAATATAATAAAGACTTCAATTTCTATTTGGTTAAAAAATAAATTCAATGAAATTGTTGATGAAGTTATATTGTATAAAGTTTTATCAGTTATTGGTCCTAATGAAGGCATTGACAGAGGTACGATTGGTAATTTAATTATTATTATGATTAAACAAATCCAGAATAGAAACTTTTTACTTTTGGATATTTTCAAAAATAAAAAATATGAATTTTACATAAGAGATATCGCATTAATGTATTATTTAAGTGAGATAAAACCTAAAGATGCTATTGATTTTTTGAATCAACAATTAAATCGGATAAATAATGAACAATTGCCACTAAATATCGATTTACCATTATATAAAGAATTTGAGGATGAATTTATATTATATAAATCACTTATTGAAAGAGATTATGGAATATTTCTTTTTTAA
- a CDS encoding TIGR02391 family protein, whose amino-acid sequence MGIKEKLKKLISEGEAVLKSAYQKDVGITVKANEWLHQKETHNEIIQTFVDETLFNTWYEKVRLFLDRNNYAASFCEFIRFSTNYDVTKAQLCNLNAIYETIEDIISVNDENWGYLPDNVKSLFKDTHYSEAVFEAFKYVEVKVRDKSNLINLNGVALMRKAFNKDSGGLINTTLPEAERQAQSDLFAGAIGFIRNPKAHNRITIKQEKAVELLYFANYLLRILDGDYSKRELG is encoded by the coding sequence TTGGGTATAAAAGAAAAGCTTAAAAAATTAATTTCAGAAGGGGAAGCAGTTTTAAAAAGTGCTTATCAAAAAGATGTCGGAATTACAGTTAAAGCTAATGAATGGTTACACCAAAAAGAAACTCACAATGAAATAATACAAACATTTGTCGATGAAACTTTATTTAATACTTGGTATGAAAAAGTTCGTTTATTTTTAGATAGAAATAATTACGCTGCTTCTTTTTGCGAATTTATTCGTTTTAGTACAAATTACGATGTAACAAAAGCCCAACTTTGCAATCTCAATGCAATATATGAAACTATTGAAGACATTATTTCCGTAAATGATGAGAATTGGGGATATTTGCCTGATAATGTAAAATCATTATTTAAAGATACTCATTATTCGGAGGCTGTATTTGAGGCTTTTAAATATGTTGAGGTCAAGGTTAGAGATAAAAGTAACCTTATCAATTTAAATGGTGTAGCCTTAATGCGAAAAGCCTTTAATAAAGATTCCGGGGGATTAATAAATACTACATTACCAGAAGCCGAACGACAAGCTCAATCTGATTTGTTTGCAGGTGCAATAGGTTTTATCAGAAACCCAAAGGCACATAATAGGATAACTATTAAACAAGAAAAAGCTGTTGAACTTCTATATTTTGCAAATTATTTATTAAGAATATTGGACGGTGATTATTCAAAACGAGAATTGGGGTAA